The nucleotide window AGCCTCATCAGCAAGTTTCACATGTAATGAATCCTTATCCGCCTCTGAATACACTGCTACTGTTTTAATCCCAAGTTCCCTAGCTGCCCTGATAATCCTAACAGCAATCTCTCCTCTATTGGCAACTAATATCTTTTTAAACATTTTTCCTCCTAATAATTATTCACTTATCTCAATCTCAAATAAATTTTTCCCGTAATCTACAATTGATTGATCTGCTACAAAAATTTCAGTAAGTATTCCGCTCACCGGAGCTTTTATATCTGTTGTTACCCCTATTGTTTCTATTGTAGCAAGTTTCGTTCCAGCTTTTACTTCCATTTCTTTTTCAATATTTAAAAATTTTATTTTCCCAACATTTTTAGATTTTACTATTTCTTTTGCCGGTTCAGGCTCTTCAAGAAAAACAACTTTTTCCTGAACACTCTGGAAATTCGTATTCGGACTCTTGGTATTTTTCAGATGCAGTTTTTCTGCCCCGATATTTACCTTAATTTCTCCCAGGTCTTCTTCCTTTATAAGTTTCATTAACTCCTTTATTTCTTTTAATTCCATTTCTCCTCCTGCAAAAAATCTTTATATAATTTTACCACACAGTCGTTCTTTTTGCAATCTAATAGTTAAACTGGCTGTTTGAACAGCTAATTCTCACACAAAACTGTTTAATATTTATGCTTTTTATCTTTAATTTTTCTGTAAATTTTGTCAGACTTAGATTACTCTATACACATTTTATCATTATTTTACAAAATATATACTACTTTATTTTTATTTTTTTATAATCAAGAAGTTCCGAAAGCTCTTCAATGAACTTGCTTGTAATACTTACCCTGTATTTTTCGCTTAATTTTATTATCTCTTTTTTGCCGGCTTCATTTACTGCGAAGTAAACCTGATTTGTCCCTTTATTTTCAGTTATGATTTTTTTTACCTGAACCATTTTGCCTTTTGTTTCTTCGTCTATTAGTATATAAAGCTTTAATTTACGATTCTCGTCTATATCCTTCAATGAATTTATACTGGTCATATTAACATTAAGTCTTCCGATGTTATCTGATGATACTGTTCCTTCCGCTATTACCACATTCCCGTCAAATATTTCATGGCTGAAATTTATATAATCTCTCGGAAAACATACGACTTCCGTCTTTGTGCCGTAATCCTCAATAAAGAATCTTGCCATAGGTTCCCCGGTTTTTTTGGTAATCATTTTCTTTATATCTTTTACCAGCCCTATTACCCTTACTCTTTTGCCCTGTTTCAAATTATCCATACGGCTTTTGTCTATTGTATCCATAAGAATTTTGTAATTATCGAGGGGATGCTTAGATAGATATACACCCAAAAATTCCTTTTCTTTTTCCAAAAGAAGGCCTTCACTGTATTCCTCCGACTTCTCTATAGAAAATATCCCTATTTTCTGAGACTTTCCTCCAAATAATATCATCTGAAGATCTTCCTCGGAATTGAATTTTTTCTCACACCATTCCAAAACTTTATCTATTGATAAAAACATCTCTTTTCTGTTATTGTGTATTTTATCAAGACTTCCTGAAAATACAAAAGCTTCCAGCTGTTTTTTATTAAGCCCTTCTTTTTTCAGCTTATACACAAAATCTTCATAAGAATCAAATTTCTCGTTCTTTCTTACCTCTATAACCTTTTTTACTATATTTATCCCTACATGCTTTATAGCCAGAAGCCCGAAACGTATTCCGTCTTTTTCAGCAAGAAATTCATATGCTGACAGATTCACGTCAGGAAGAAGCACTTTCACTCCCTTATCCCTTGCTTCATTTATAAAAAGCGAGAGCCTGTCTATATTATACATTTCCGTGGACATTGTGGCAGCAAAAAACTCTTTAAAATAATTAGTTTTCAGATATGCCGTCCAGTAAGCCACAAGTGCGTAAGCCACAGAGTGCGACTTTGGAAATCCGTATCCGGAAAATTTATCTATGAGATTAAATATCTCTTCTGCCTTATCAGGAGTAATATTATTTTCCACAGCTCTTTTTATAAATATTTCTCTGTTTTGAGCCATTAACTCGGGAATTTTTTTCCCCATTGCACGCCGGAGGCTGTCCCCTTCCCCCATAGTATAATTGGCAAGCACATTTACTATTTTCAAAACCTGTTCCTGATAAAGTATTACCCCGTATGTCTCACTTAAGACATCTATTAATGCATCATGGGGATATTTTATTGCGGCACCTTCATTTTTACTTGCTATAAAGTCATCCACCATTCCGCTCCGCAAAGGTCCCGGTCTGTACAAAGCCAGCAGTGCCACTATATCTTCGAACTTCTCTATTTTCATTTTCTGCATAAGTCTTCTGATACCGGGAGATTCA belongs to Sebaldella sp. S0638 and includes:
- a CDS encoding biotin/lipoyl-containing protein, translating into MELKEIKELMKLIKEEDLGEIKVNIGAEKLHLKNTKSPNTNFQSVQEKVVFLEEPEPAKEIVKSKNVGKIKFLNIEKEMEVKAGTKLATIETIGVTTDIKAPVSGILTEIFVADQSIVDYGKNLFEIEISE